In Nostoc sp. UHCC 0926, a single genomic region encodes these proteins:
- the lptC gene encoding LPS export ABC transporter periplasmic protein LptC, with amino-acid sequence MAYQFHKRGREGVRKIQNYSSTPSFLLFPLTFFLVFGLVACGGKSPLASQQNTAASSNQDSNLTFFDVTLEQADEVGRPIWKVRAKTAKYTKEKQIGQAESPYGELYQDGKVVYQIKADVADIEQDGKQLFLKGKIFAIDPSNGIVLQGNELEWRPKEDLLIVRKQINGNHKQLQAVAQEARVKTREQRMEFSGGVVANSTDPQMQVRTEHLIWNIKEEKLIGDRPLQIDRYKDNKISDRGKGNSAEVNLKTKIATIQQNAQLELLDPPMQIASNSMTWNMNAETVTTNSPTRMFQRAENVTVTANQGEMKIPQKTVYLTGKVNAVGQRRQSLRSNTLTWYLDNKLVEAQGNVIYRQVDPPLNFAGETAVGNLQTENIVVKGGSSSGRVVTEIIPQERANR; translated from the coding sequence ATGGCGTATCAATTTCATAAAAGGGGGAGAGAGGGGGTAAGAAAAATTCAAAATTACTCCTCGACTCCCTCCTTCCTGCTTTTTCCTTTGACTTTTTTCTTGGTATTTGGTTTAGTTGCCTGCGGGGGTAAATCCCCCCTAGCTTCTCAACAAAATACTGCGGCTTCATCTAACCAAGATAGCAATTTAACCTTCTTTGATGTCACCCTAGAACAAGCAGATGAAGTGGGAAGACCGATTTGGAAAGTTAGGGCTAAAACTGCAAAATACACCAAAGAAAAACAAATTGGTCAGGCTGAAAGTCCTTATGGTGAACTATATCAAGATGGCAAAGTAGTTTACCAAATTAAGGCAGATGTAGCAGATATTGAACAAGATGGGAAGCAGTTGTTTCTTAAGGGTAAGATATTTGCCATAGATCCTAGTAATGGGATTGTGTTGCAAGGTAATGAATTAGAATGGCGTCCCAAAGAAGATTTGTTGATTGTCCGCAAGCAGATTAATGGTAATCATAAACAACTACAAGCAGTGGCGCAGGAAGCTCGAGTTAAAACCCGCGAACAGCGCATGGAATTTTCTGGAGGGGTAGTGGCAAATTCCACTGATCCCCAGATGCAAGTAAGAACCGAGCATTTGATCTGGAATATTAAAGAAGAAAAACTGATTGGCGATCGCCCGTTACAAATTGACCGCTACAAAGATAATAAAATTAGCGATCGCGGTAAGGGAAATTCTGCCGAAGTCAACTTAAAAACAAAAATTGCCACTATTCAACAGAATGCTCAATTAGAATTACTAGACCCACCAATGCAAATAGCTAGTAACTCTATGACCTGGAACATGAACGCAGAAACTGTCACCACAAACTCGCCCACGCGAATGTTCCAGCGTGCCGAAAATGTTACAGTGACAGCCAATCAAGGTGAAATGAAAATACCACAAAAAACCGTTTATTTAACAGGTAAGGTCAACGCCGTTGGTCAGCGTCGTCAGTCTTTGAGATCCAATACACTAACTTGGTATCTAGACAATAAGTTAGTTGAAGCTCAGGGAAATGTGATTTATCGGCAAGTTGACCCACCGTTAAATTTTGCGGGTGAAACAGCCGTTGGCAATCTGCAAACAGAAAATATTGTTGTCAAAGGTGGCAGTTCTAGCGGTAGGGTAGTAACGGAGATTATTCCCCAAGAAAGAGCCAATCGTTAG
- a CDS encoding metal-sensitive transcriptional regulator — MNGSNRLGKESLPTSQQAEHSHDHDTDHTHGTGESAHSHVHSEESLRRIVNRLSRIEGHVRGIKTMVQQSSPCPDVLLQIAAVRGALDRVARIVLDEHLTECIGRAAQEGNIDVEIKQLKAALDRFLP; from the coding sequence ATGAATGGATCAAACCGATTAGGTAAGGAATCCTTGCCAACATCCCAGCAAGCAGAACATTCCCACGATCACGATACAGACCATACTCATGGGACTGGAGAGTCGGCTCATTCTCATGTCCATAGCGAAGAGTCTTTACGGCGAATTGTCAATCGATTATCGCGGATAGAAGGACATGTTCGCGGTATTAAGACAATGGTGCAGCAAAGTAGCCCTTGTCCTGATGTTCTACTGCAAATTGCCGCCGTGCGCGGCGCATTGGATCGAGTAGCGCGAATTGTTTTGGATGAACATTTAACTGAGTGTATTGGTAGAGCCGCACAAGAGGGTAATATTGACGTTGAAATTAAACAGTTAAAAGCTGCTTTAGATCGATTTTTACCTTAA
- the menH gene encoding 2-succinyl-6-hydroxy-2,4-cyclohexadiene-1-carboxylate synthase: MILKNYQFNYSFIGTLDKPLILFLHGFMGNIDEFDEAIKLLLDEFSYLTIDLPGHGKTQVVGGDDYYTMTNTAHALINLLDELKIAKCFLVGYSMGGRLALYLTLHFPERFLKVLLESASPGLSAEAEQLERIKLDRQIGRKLARSVARTDFAAFLSNWYNQPIFGNLKNHPEYNRMVESRLQNNPHKLDKSLCFMGTGCQPSLWEKLQDNKISMLLLVGEYDEKFISINTKMAKICEIAQLKIISNAGHNIHFENTLAFVENIKYFLSAAS; this comes from the coding sequence ATGATTCTCAAAAATTATCAATTTAATTATTCTTTTATTGGCACTCTAGATAAACCACTAATTCTTTTTTTGCATGGCTTCATGGGTAACATTGATGAATTTGATGAAGCCATAAAATTACTATTAGACGAATTTTCCTATTTAACAATTGACCTTCCTGGACACGGAAAAACTCAAGTTGTGGGTGGGGATGATTACTATACAATGACAAACACTGCCCATGCCTTAATCAACTTACTGGATGAGTTAAAAATTGCTAAATGTTTCTTAGTTGGTTATTCAATGGGTGGAAGATTGGCTTTATACCTCACCCTACATTTTCCCGAACGTTTCTTAAAAGTTCTGCTAGAGTCAGCGTCCCCAGGTTTATCAGCAGAAGCAGAACAATTAGAACGCATTAAACTTGATAGGCAAATAGGTAGAAAATTAGCAAGAAGTGTGGCTAGAACTGATTTTGCTGCTTTTCTATCAAATTGGTACAATCAACCAATTTTTGGTAATCTAAAAAATCATCCAGAATACAATCGCATGGTAGAAAGTCGGTTACAGAACAATCCACATAAATTAGATAAATCACTGTGCTTTATGGGGACTGGCTGCCAACCATCTTTATGGGAAAAGCTACAAGATAATAAAATCTCTATGCTTTTACTAGTTGGTGAATATGATGAAAAATTTATATCTATTAATACAAAAATGGCTAAAATATGTGAAATTGCCCAGCTAAAAATAATTAGTAATGCTGGACATAATATTCACTTTGAAAATACCTTAGCATTTGTAGAAAATATCAAATATTTTTTGTCCGCAGCAAGTTAA
- a CDS encoding glycoside hydrolase family 24 protein, with the protein MYLLQWYIGDLRSPSDPIFAVKQPPLVMKQGDPYIRALMRTISASEASGNRPYSLLYGGQQVNDLSRHPEICVTIVTGPNTGNCSTAAGRYQIINITWYRLAPRYHPKPMQMMFWTTYSFEAEYQDIVVYRWLSDSKVWGTDISQLLRQGKLNDVLRRLSPTWTSLGYGIETNFVSSSLPKVYQKMLQEELTAANQRIAPKLTPSPTPSSKAVKKQ; encoded by the coding sequence GTGTATTTGTTGCAATGGTATATTGGAGACTTGCGATCGCCTTCTGATCCCATCTTTGCAGTTAAACAGCCGCCTTTGGTGATGAAACAGGGCGACCCCTATATCCGCGCTTTAATGCGAACCATCTCAGCGAGTGAAGCAAGTGGCAATCGTCCCTATTCGCTGTTGTATGGTGGACAGCAAGTCAACGACCTTAGCCGACATCCTGAGATATGCGTCACAATTGTCACAGGCCCCAACACAGGTAATTGTTCTACGGCTGCTGGCAGATATCAAATTATCAACATTACTTGGTATCGTTTAGCCCCCCGTTATCACCCAAAGCCGATGCAGATGATGTTTTGGACTACTTATAGTTTTGAAGCAGAATATCAAGATATAGTAGTTTATCGTTGGTTAAGTGATTCTAAAGTTTGGGGAACTGATATTTCTCAACTGTTGCGTCAGGGAAAGTTAAATGATGTTTTGCGGCGACTTTCTCCCACCTGGACAAGTCTAGGATATGGTATAGAAACTAATTTTGTTAGTAGCTCTTTGCCTAAGGTTTATCAGAAAATGTTGCAAGAGGAATTAACAGCAGCTAATCAACGAATAGCCCCGAAATTGACACCATCTCCAACTCCTTCTAGCAAGGCAGTAAAGAAGCAGTGA